One genomic segment of Fusobacterium mortiferum ATCC 9817 includes these proteins:
- a CDS encoding HAMP domain-containing sensor histidine kinase: protein MYIKSVKSRIFLIFIVFLFTISINSIWSVINFRRLNNSIERILDSNYKSIVAAQKMIASIERQDSLQLSYLFTKERGYIKNFTINKKEFLVALKDAQNNITEQGESKIVNQIAKEYGDYVEEFNNFLFLKEKQSEYYFKKIFPKFENIKKLSKDLVSVNQNAMLIKRDKASITAQKAVIFTFIASISIIILGVFIISYLIAKILKQFDIFVEKIEGVSSEDYSQRIPENLDKEFSKMGLAFNQMAQKLEKYKTINIKRLMTEKRKAEAIVESISDGIIVTDMENNIILVNRAAEELLNIEEKELLKQPFLHAINNKKIYDSVQEILNNDEIKSTMKQLEISLNKGELITYCKVFINSIISKNGERLGIVILLQDITKAKELDQMKDNFVSTVSHEFRTPLTSIGMAVELLSDKSIGELNDIQKELVTAIKLDNDRLKLLIKDLLDLSRLESRKTPMNFQECDIKKIIDFAIKPLRNLCENKNVTLELGNIDNSTPVIADFNKISVVLTNFIGNAIKYGKEGEPNHILVEAFKKDENLVVAVKDEGRGIPQDQLEKIFNKYIQVKVSNDGKIEGTGLGLSISKEIIKNHNGEIWVDSKLGKGSTFYFSLKCKKN from the coding sequence ATGTATATTAAAAGTGTCAAATCTAGGATTTTTTTGATATTTATTGTCTTTTTATTTACTATAAGTATCAATAGTATTTGGTCTGTTATCAATTTTAGAAGACTTAATAATTCGATTGAAAGAATATTAGATTCTAATTATAAAAGTATTGTAGCAGCTCAAAAAATGATTGCATCTATTGAAAGACAAGATAGTTTACAGCTTTCATATTTATTTACTAAAGAAAGAGGGTATATAAAAAATTTTACAATTAATAAAAAAGAATTTTTAGTTGCTTTAAAAGATGCCCAAAATAATATAACTGAACAAGGAGAAAGTAAAATAGTAAATCAAATAGCTAAAGAATATGGGGATTATGTTGAAGAATTTAATAATTTTTTATTTTTAAAGGAAAAACAATCTGAATATTATTTTAAGAAAATTTTTCCAAAATTTGAAAATATAAAAAAATTATCTAAAGATTTAGTAAGTGTTAATCAAAATGCTATGTTAATTAAAAGAGATAAAGCTAGTATTACAGCTCAAAAAGCAGTAATATTTACATTTATAGCATCAATTTCTATAATAATTCTAGGTGTTTTTATAATAAGCTATCTTATTGCTAAAATATTAAAACAATTTGATATTTTTGTAGAAAAAATAGAAGGAGTATCTAGTGAAGATTACTCACAAAGAATCCCTGAAAATTTAGATAAAGAATTTAGTAAAATGGGATTAGCATTCAACCAAATGGCACAAAAGTTGGAAAAATATAAAACTATCAATATAAAAAGACTAATGACTGAAAAAAGAAAAGCTGAAGCTATTGTAGAAAGTATAAGTGATGGAATTATAGTAACTGATATGGAAAATAATATAATTTTAGTAAATAGAGCTGCAGAAGAACTTTTAAATATTGAAGAAAAAGAGCTTTTAAAACAACCTTTCTTACATGCTATAAATAATAAAAAAATTTATGATAGTGTACAGGAAATTCTTAATAATGATGAGATAAAATCTACAATGAAACAATTAGAAATATCTCTAAATAAAGGAGAATTAATTACATATTGTAAGGTATTTATTAATTCTATAATAAGTAAGAATGGAGAAAGACTAGGAATAGTAATTCTTCTTCAAGATATTACAAAAGCTAAAGAATTAGACCAAATGAAAGATAATTTTGTTTCTACTGTTTCTCATGAATTTAGAACTCCACTTACTTCAATAGGTATGGCTGTAGAGCTTTTATCTGATAAAAGTATTGGAGAATTAAATGATATACAAAAAGAACTTGTTACTGCAATTAAATTGGATAACGATAGATTAAAATTACTTATAAAAGATTTATTGGATTTATCAAGACTAGAGTCTAGAAAAACTCCTATGAATTTCCAAGAGTGTGATATTAAAAAAATTATAGATTTTGCTATAAAACCTTTAAGAAATCTTTGTGAAAATAAAAATGTCACTTTAGAATTAGGAAATATAGATAATTCTACACCAGTAATAGCAGATTTTAATAAGATTAGTGTAGTTTTAACTAATTTTATAGGGAATGCTATAAAATATGGAAAGGAAGGAGAACCTAATCATATATTAGTAGAAGCATTTAAAAAAGATGAGAATTTAGTAGTTGCTGTAAAAGATGAAGGAAGAGGTATTCCTCAAGACCAACTTGAAAAAATATTTAATAAATATATTCAAGTTAAAGTATCTAACGACGGTAAAATAGAAGGAACAGGACTTGGACTTTCTATAAGTAAAGAAATTATAAAAAATCATAACGGAGAAATTTGGGTAGATAGTAAATTAGGAAAAGGAAGTACTTTTTATTTTTCTCTTAAATGTAAAAAAAATTAA
- the kdpF gene encoding K(+)-transporting ATPase subunit F, which yields MYILGTIVFLLFIYLFYVLFNPDKF from the coding sequence ATGTATATTTTGGGAACTATTGTATTTTTATTATTTATCTATTTATTTTATGTACTTTTTAATCCAGATAAATTTTAA
- the kdpA gene encoding potassium-transporting ATPase subunit KdpA, whose amino-acid sequence MTLFNLFLYLLAFILLIIPVGKHLAKIIMYEKTIGEKIFSVIEAPIFKPIKCTCENMSLKNYILSFLVVNLVMYCLTYGILTMQGNSPSLAFNTAISFITNTNLQHYSGEWLNGIASRLALINLMFTSAASGMAICMAIIRGVMGIRLGNFYEDIVKSVTRLLLPASIIVGVGLVLCGLPQTFDTQIIVKTVEDKYQVIPLGPAAAWEAIKHLGTNGGGLFSSNSTHPFENISLWSNYIEMMSMMIFPGATTVAFGIVAKNKKQGWYVFLSIFVLFLISFFMIYYFEQQGAPIFKEFGITGMNMEGKEVRFGLIASALFTDITTSFTTGSVNNMHDSLTPIAGMMPLWNMMLNCIFGGKGVGFMNVIMYMILGVFLCGLMVGRTPEFFGKKLEAREMQIITFLILVHPIIILVPSAISLVTELGYGGLSNPGFHGISQVLYEYTSSAANNGSGFEGLGDSTTFWNITTGIVMFLGRYISMVLMIVVGYSLYKKKSVPVTETTFRTDNLTFSFILFFIILIIGALTFLPALALGPIAEHLSIWR is encoded by the coding sequence ATGACTTTATTTAATTTATTTCTTTATCTATTGGCATTTATCTTATTGATAATACCAGTTGGTAAACATCTTGCAAAAATAATTATGTATGAGAAAACTATAGGAGAAAAAATTTTCTCGGTAATTGAAGCTCCTATTTTCAAACCAATAAAATGTACTTGTGAAAATATGAGTTTAAAAAATTATATTCTATCATTCTTAGTAGTTAACTTAGTAATGTACTGTTTAACCTATGGAATTTTAACTATGCAAGGGAATTCACCTTCACTTGCTTTCAACACAGCAATAAGTTTTATTACTAATACAAATCTACAACACTACTCTGGTGAGTGGTTAAATGGAATAGCTTCAAGACTTGCTCTTATAAACTTAATGTTTACTTCAGCAGCAAGTGGTATGGCTATATGTATGGCAATTATTAGAGGAGTTATGGGAATTAGACTTGGTAATTTCTATGAGGATATAGTAAAATCTGTAACTAGATTATTACTTCCAGCTTCTATCATAGTGGGTGTAGGACTTGTACTTTGTGGTTTACCTCAAACATTTGATACACAAATAATAGTAAAAACTGTTGAAGACAAATATCAAGTTATACCCTTAGGACCAGCAGCAGCTTGGGAAGCAATCAAACACTTAGGAACTAATGGAGGAGGTCTTTTTTCATCAAACTCTACACACCCCTTTGAAAATATTTCATTATGGTCTAACTATATAGAGATGATGTCTATGATGATTTTCCCTGGAGCTACAACTGTTGCTTTTGGTATAGTTGCTAAGAATAAAAAACAAGGTTGGTATGTATTCTTATCAATATTTGTATTATTCTTAATCTCTTTCTTTATGATATATTACTTTGAACAGCAAGGTGCTCCTATATTTAAAGAGTTTGGAATTACAGGAATGAATATGGAAGGGAAAGAGGTAAGATTTGGACTAATAGCTTCTGCACTTTTCACTGATATAACTACTTCGTTTACAACAGGAAGTGTAAATAATATGCATGACTCGCTTACTCCAATAGCTGGAATGATGCCATTATGGAATATGATGCTTAACTGCATCTTTGGAGGTAAGGGAGTAGGATTTATGAATGTAATCATGTATATGATTTTAGGAGTATTCTTATGTGGGTTAATGGTTGGAAGAACTCCAGAGTTCTTTGGAAAAAAATTAGAAGCAAGAGAGATGCAAATTATTACTTTTTTAATTCTAGTACACCCAATTATTATACTTGTACCAAGTGCTATCTCATTAGTTACTGAGTTAGGATATGGAGGACTATCAAATCCTGGATTCCATGGAATATCACAAGTATTATATGAATATACTTCAAGTGCTGCTAACAATGGTTCTGGATTTGAAGGATTAGGAGATTCTACTACATTCTGGAATATCACAACAGGTATAGTAATGTTTTTAGGAAGATATATCAGTATGGTATTAATGATTGTAGTTGGATATTCATTATACAAGAAAAAATCTGTACCTGTTACAGAAACTACATTTAGAACTGATAACTTAACATTTTCATTTATCTTATTCTTTATAATATTAATAATAGGTGCTCTTACATTCCTACCTGCTTTAGCACTAGGACCTATTGCAGAACATTTGAGCATTTGGAGGTAA
- a CDS encoding potassium-transporting ATPase subunit C: MESKSEILKKSVYITIALFILAIGYTCAINGFAQIFFNHSANGSIIIKDGQAIGSKHIGQIFTDAKYFHGRPSAYNYNTYTTEEEAQVLPASGGTNLGLSNPTYTENIKANIEKLLVENPGLKVEDIPVEMLTASGSGLDPHITIQGAMIQVDRVAKENGIAKDEVVTLINKIAHKGIVNVLELNLALEELAK, from the coding sequence ATGGAAAGTAAATCTGAGATTTTGAAAAAAAGTGTATATATAACAATTGCACTATTTATATTAGCAATAGGTTATACTTGTGCAATAAATGGTTTTGCTCAAATATTTTTCAATCATAGTGCTAATGGAAGTATCATTATAAAAGATGGACAAGCAATAGGAAGTAAACATATAGGACAGATTTTTACCGATGCTAAGTACTTCCATGGAAGGCCATCAGCATATAACTACAACACTTATACCACAGAGGAGGAAGCTCAAGTGCTCCCAGCATCTGGAGGTACTAATTTAGGACTTAGCAATCCTACTTATACAGAGAATATAAAAGCTAATATAGAGAAATTATTAGTTGAAAATCCTGGATTAAAAGTTGAGGATATTCCTGTTGAAATGCTTACAGCTTCTGGTTCTGGACTTGACCCACATATCACAATACAAGGGGCAATGATACAAGTTGACAGAGTAGCTAAAGAAAATGGAATTGCTAAAGATGAAGTAGTAACTTTAATAAATAAAATAGCTCATAAAGGCATTGTTAATGTGTTAGAACTTAACTTAGCTTTAGAAGAATTAGCTAAATAA
- a CDS encoding Hsp20/alpha crystallin family protein produces MLMPSIFRKGFIDDVFEDDFFGDNLKKQSSFGKTDIKELKDNYLLEIELPGFNKEDIKAEINNGYLIVTAAHNENKDEKDKEGKYIRKERYTGQFTRSFYIGDNITQEDIKGKFENGLLKLEVLKKEAKELAEEKKYIQIEG; encoded by the coding sequence ATGTTAATGCCTAGTATTTTTAGAAAAGGATTTATTGATGATGTTTTTGAAGATGATTTTTTTGGAGATAATTTAAAAAAACAAAGTTCTTTTGGAAAAACTGATATAAAAGAACTTAAAGATAATTATCTTCTTGAAATTGAACTTCCAGGTTTTAATAAAGAAGATATTAAAGCTGAAATCAATAATGGTTACTTAATTGTCACAGCTGCACACAATGAAAATAAAGATGAAAAAGATAAAGAAGGTAAATATATAAGAAAAGAAAGATATACTGGTCAATTTACTAGAAGCTTCTATATTGGAGATAATATTACTCAAGAAGATATTAAAGGAAAATTTGAAAACGGACTACTTAAATTAGAAGTTCTTAAAAAAGAAGCTAAAGAATTAGCAGAAGAAAAAAAATATATTCAAATAGAAGGATAA
- a CDS encoding threonine/serine exporter family protein — MNRTFIEILASAGSTFAFGILFNLKGKKLIAASIGGVIGWVIFIFFKANGTSEPGAFFLSSIGITIYSEIMARVLKTPVTSTLIASLIPLVPGSGIYFTMSYFVENKIPEATQRGIDTLLVTIAITLGIVMVSTFSQIYYKFRRYQNIKKKIKIRKKNFHRF, encoded by the coding sequence ATGAATAGAACTTTTATTGAAATATTAGCCTCTGCTGGAAGTACATTTGCTTTTGGAATACTTTTTAACTTAAAAGGGAAAAAATTAATAGCAGCTAGTATTGGTGGAGTTATTGGTTGGGTTATATTTATTTTCTTTAAAGCAAATGGTACTTCTGAACCTGGAGCTTTTTTCTTATCTTCTATTGGAATAACTATATACTCTGAGATAATGGCAAGAGTATTAAAAACTCCTGTTACTTCAACATTAATAGCTAGTCTTATTCCCCTTGTTCCTGGAAGTGGAATATATTTTACTATGTCATATTTTGTTGAAAATAAAATTCCTGAAGCTACTCAAAGAGGAATTGATACACTACTTGTAACTATAGCTATTACTTTAGGAATAGTTATGGTATCAACTTTTTCTCAAATTTATTATAAATTTAGACGTTATCAAAATATTAAAAAGAAAATTAAAATACGAAAAAAAAATTTTCATAGATTTTAG
- a CDS encoding threonine/serine exporter family protein: MENENKILTLANLTGKIALQSGAETYRVEDIISRICKHYGLNAQCFVSITCIITSVRNYQGKIFCSVERVQSRTTNLNKIHSINQLVRDIKKYTFEEFSEKLHCIEHEVPYKNSIYFSAYCGGAFFFALLGGGNLHDALSASIGGGIIFVISNLANKLQANNFFINILGGFICTLSSYISFKIGFTNTVSYSTIGTIMLLVPGIALTNAVRDLVAGDLLSGLSRAAEAFLIGAALASGTGIALFIILKFGGV, encoded by the coding sequence ATGGAAAATGAAAACAAGATTTTAACATTAGCTAATTTAACTGGTAAAATTGCCTTACAAAGCGGGGCTGAGACTTATAGAGTTGAGGATATTATCTCTAGAATATGCAAACATTACGGTCTTAATGCTCAATGTTTTGTATCTATTACTTGCATCATTACCTCTGTTAGAAATTACCAAGGTAAGATTTTCTGCTCTGTTGAAAGAGTCCAATCGAGAACTACAAATTTAAATAAAATACACTCTATAAATCAACTTGTTAGAGATATAAAAAAATATACCTTTGAAGAATTTAGTGAGAAATTACACTGTATAGAGCATGAAGTCCCTTATAAAAATTCTATATATTTCTCTGCTTACTGTGGAGGTGCTTTTTTCTTTGCTCTTTTGGGTGGTGGAAATTTACATGATGCTCTCAGTGCTTCTATTGGTGGAGGAATCATTTTTGTAATATCTAATCTTGCTAACAAGCTACAAGCTAATAACTTTTTTATTAATATATTAGGTGGATTTATTTGTACATTATCATCTTATATAAGCTTTAAGATAGGTTTTACTAATACTGTTTCCTATTCTACAATAGGTACTATTATGCTTCTAGTTCCTGGAATAGCCCTTACCAATGCTGTTAGGGATTTAGTTGCTGGAGATTTATTATCAGGTTTATCTAGAGCTGCTGAAGCTTTTCTAATAGGAGCTGCTCTTGCATCTGGAACAGGAATTGCTCTATTTATTATTTTAAAATTCGGAGGTGTATAA
- a CDS encoding tRNA1(Val) (adenine(37)-N6)-methyltransferase, producing MNDGKQFETIINLLQKDMKIIQRADHFSFSIDSLLVSEFATITRTTKNIIDLGTGNGVIPLFLSKKTKAKITGIEIQSISSALAKRNIELNNLQEQIEIINDDMKNWNKYFRKGYFDLVVTNPPFFRFHGEEKQLNDLDQLSLARHEISINLNSLIETASNLLKDKGYFVMVHRVDRLIDIIETMKKYSLEPKRIQFCYTKLEKEGKILLIEGVKNGNSGLRVLSPLIAHDDDGNYSKVVLEMFK from the coding sequence ATGAATGATGGAAAACAATTTGAAACTATTATAAATCTTTTACAAAAAGATATGAAAATTATACAAAGAGCTGATCATTTTTCTTTTTCTATTGATTCTCTTCTTGTTTCAGAGTTTGCAACAATAACAAGAACAACAAAGAATATCATAGATTTAGGAACTGGTAATGGAGTTATTCCACTCTTTCTCTCTAAAAAAACTAAAGCTAAAATTACTGGGATAGAGATACAGAGTATATCTAGTGCTTTAGCTAAAAGAAATATTGAATTAAATAATTTACAAGAACAAATAGAAATAATTAATGACGATATGAAAAATTGGAATAAATATTTTAGAAAGGGATATTTTGATTTAGTTGTAACTAACCCACCTTTTTTTAGGTTTCATGGAGAAGAAAAACAATTAAATGATTTAGATCAACTTTCATTAGCCAGACATGAAATCTCTATAAACTTAAACTCTTTAATAGAAACAGCATCTAATCTTTTAAAGGATAAAGGATATTTTGTTATGGTTCATAGAGTTGATAGGCTTATCGATATTATTGAAACTATGAAAAAATACTCTCTTGAACCTAAAAGAATTCAATTTTGCTATACAAAACTAGAAAAAGAAGGAAAAATCCTCTTAATAGAAGGAGTTAAAAATGGAAACTCTGGACTTAGAGTATTATCTCCTCTCATTGCTCATGATGATGATGGTAATTATTCAAAAGTAGTTTTAGAAATGTTTAAATAA
- a CDS encoding GntP family permease, with product MLGILIGLILLVFLSYRGYSIIWVAPVSALVVALLGFGFDGNKLLDSYIINYMGSLAAFTQSWFPLFFLGAVFGKLMDVTGSAKAVAHLLVKLIGAKRALLSVIVSCAVLTYGGVSLFVVVFAIYPLAISLFREANLPRRLIPGAIALGAFTFTMTAFPGSPQLNNIIAGRYFNTTPYAAPILGIVGGLIMLGCGYFYLIWQQNKLIKNGETFTEPEGEIVEQNIELPNAYLSILPLLVVVISLYILSKIGMAITPASILSLLCGNIAVVILNLKKSNLFTKALNDGANGAVIAILNTAAAVGFGGVVKIVPGFQTLTDLLLGLKASPLISEALAVTLLAGATGSSSGGMGIALEALAPQYIQIAATSGMNIEVFHRIATIASGGLDSLPHCGAVLTLLAVTKMTHKDSYNDIGMVTCVIPIIALVVTIILGMIGVV from the coding sequence ATGTTAGGTATACTAATTGGATTAATACTTTTAGTTTTTTTATCATATAGGGGATACTCTATTATATGGGTAGCTCCAGTTTCAGCCCTAGTTGTTGCATTATTAGGTTTTGGATTTGATGGAAATAAACTTTTAGATTCATATATTATCAACTATATGGGTTCGTTAGCTGCATTTACACAATCTTGGTTTCCTCTGTTTTTCTTAGGAGCAGTTTTTGGAAAGTTAATGGATGTTACTGGATCGGCTAAAGCTGTTGCCCATCTTCTAGTAAAACTTATCGGAGCAAAAAGAGCTTTATTATCAGTTATAGTAAGTTGTGCTGTTTTAACTTATGGTGGAGTTAGTTTATTCGTAGTTGTATTTGCTATCTATCCTCTTGCAATCTCTTTATTCAGAGAAGCTAATTTACCAAGAAGATTAATCCCTGGAGCTATAGCTCTTGGTGCATTTACTTTTACTATGACAGCTTTTCCTGGAAGTCCACAATTAAATAATATCATTGCTGGAAGATATTTTAACACAACTCCATATGCTGCACCTATATTAGGTATAGTTGGTGGATTAATCATGCTAGGATGTGGATATTTCTATCTTATTTGGCAGCAAAATAAATTAATAAAAAATGGAGAAACATTTACGGAACCTGAAGGAGAAATAGTTGAGCAAAATATAGAATTACCTAATGCTTATCTTTCAATTTTACCTCTTTTAGTAGTAGTAATCTCTTTATATATTTTAAGTAAAATAGGTATGGCTATTACTCCAGCTAGTATTTTATCTTTACTTTGTGGTAATATTGCTGTTGTTATTCTAAATTTAAAAAAATCTAATCTTTTTACAAAAGCTCTTAATGATGGAGCAAATGGAGCTGTTATTGCAATTTTAAATACTGCTGCTGCTGTTGGATTCGGTGGAGTAGTAAAAATAGTCCCTGGGTTCCAAACATTAACAGATTTACTTTTAGGTCTTAAAGCTAGTCCACTTATTTCAGAAGCTTTAGCAGTAACTTTACTTGCTGGAGCAACTGGTTCATCTTCGGGAGGAATGGGAATAGCTCTTGAAGCTCTAGCTCCTCAATATATACAAATAGCTGCTACTAGCGGAATGAATATAGAAGTCTTCCATAGAATAGCGACTATAGCATCTGGAGGATTAGATTCTTTACCACATTGTGGAGCAGTGTTAACATTACTAGCAGTTACTAAAATGACTCATAAAGATTCATATAATGATATTGGTATGGTTACTTGTGTAATCCCTATAATTGCACTAGTTGTTACTATTATTCTTGGTATGATTGGAGTTGTATAA
- a CDS encoding LysR family transcriptional regulator has product MNIKSLNYFIEVAKEKSFTNASKNLFVCQSALSKAIKTFENELDITLIDRTSKHFKLTPEGQLLYENGVIALKVINEQLEMLLDSVSIEKGKIKVGVPPVISTIYFTSIIKSFKDNFHSINLQIIEAGANTVKDKVHNGEIDIGVVILPFSSDEFNITPIFSADVVVVANKSHPFASREEVSLLEIKDEPLISLNETYMLYDRIKIRCNEAGFEPNIICTSSQWDFIAEMVALNQGISILPKPILSKFHSKNIKAIHIKEGFPWNIAFIVRKDKYVSKAIKLFIEFTKNFEL; this is encoded by the coding sequence ATGAATATTAAATCTCTAAATTATTTTATCGAAGTAGCAAAAGAAAAAAGTTTTACTAATGCTTCTAAAAATCTTTTTGTTTGTCAATCTGCCTTAAGTAAAGCAATTAAAACTTTTGAAAATGAGTTAGATATAACTTTAATTGATAGAACTTCAAAACACTTTAAACTCACTCCTGAAGGTCAGCTTCTTTATGAAAATGGGGTAATTGCTCTTAAAGTCATAAATGAACAACTTGAGATGCTATTAGATAGTGTTAGTATAGAAAAAGGAAAAATTAAGGTTGGGGTTCCTCCAGTTATAAGTACTATCTACTTTACTTCTATAATAAAAAGTTTTAAAGATAATTTTCATTCTATAAACTTACAAATTATAGAAGCTGGAGCCAATACTGTAAAAGATAAAGTACATAATGGAGAAATTGATATTGGTGTTGTTATTCTTCCTTTTTCTTCTGATGAATTTAATATTACACCTATTTTCTCTGCTGATGTAGTCGTTGTTGCTAATAAATCTCATCCTTTTGCTTCTAGGGAAGAGGTATCTTTACTAGAAATTAAAGATGAACCATTAATCTCATTAAATGAAACCTATATGCTTTACGATAGAATAAAAATCAGATGTAATGAAGCTGGTTTTGAACCTAATATTATTTGTACAAGCTCACAGTGGGACTTTATTGCTGAAATGGTAGCATTGAATCAAGGAATATCTATTTTACCTAAGCCAATTTTAAGCAAATTTCATTCTAAAAATATAAAGGCTATACATATCAAGGAAGGATTTCCTTGGAATATTGCTTTTATAGTTAGAAAAGATAAATATGTATCTAAAGCTATTAAACTTTTTATTGAATTTACTAAAAATTTTGAGCTTTAA
- a CDS encoding acyl CoA:acetate/3-ketoacid CoA transferase has product MAKFIKANEVPKLIKDGADVLLDGFVTIGVPEEIYYEIEKSFLETGSPKDLRIMFAAGFGNAKAGTGLNRFAHKGMIRRVIGGHWGLAPELGNLANANELTGYNFPQGVIAQMFRDMAANKPGTISHVGLGTFVDPELQGGKINSITTENLVEKLHLNGRDVLFFKGQKGDIALLKGTTADCEGNISLEEEPLSLEMLSIATAVRNNGGIVIVQVKNKLEDGYVQPKDVKIPGVMVDYVVVAENKEFHKQTLVEEFNEKFVTRKKVESHEGKSVALDERKIVARRCAMLLTRDKKILNYGIGMPEVIADVLNEEGQEEYFVPTVEPGAIGGTPAGGANFGASVYPRAIVDQPYQFDFYDGGGIDAAFLGLAQCDKYGNINVSKFGPKIAGCGGFINITQNAKEVVFCGTFTAGGLDITVSDRKLVIKNEGKIKKFISDVEQITFSGNLAKENGKKVTYVTERAVFELRKEGVTLVEIAPGVDLEKDILAQMDFAPIVADDLKLMDSRIFRDEKMGLKL; this is encoded by the coding sequence ATGGCTAAATTTATAAAAGCAAATGAAGTACCAAAGTTAATAAAAGATGGGGCAGATGTGTTATTAGATGGATTTGTAACAATTGGTGTTCCAGAAGAAATCTATTATGAAATAGAAAAATCTTTTTTGGAAACTGGAAGTCCTAAAGATTTAAGAATTATGTTTGCTGCAGGTTTTGGAAATGCTAAAGCAGGAACAGGATTAAATAGATTTGCTCATAAAGGAATGATAAGAAGAGTAATAGGAGGACATTGGGGATTAGCTCCAGAATTAGGAAATTTAGCTAATGCAAATGAGCTAACAGGGTATAATTTTCCACAAGGAGTAATAGCTCAAATGTTTAGAGATATGGCAGCAAATAAACCAGGAACTATATCTCATGTTGGATTGGGAACATTTGTAGACCCAGAATTACAAGGGGGAAAAATAAACAGCATAACAACAGAGAATTTAGTTGAAAAATTGCATTTAAATGGAAGAGATGTATTATTTTTCAAAGGGCAAAAAGGAGATATAGCACTCTTAAAAGGAACAACTGCAGATTGTGAAGGAAATATCTCTCTAGAAGAGGAGCCATTATCACTTGAGATGCTATCAATAGCTACTGCTGTAAGAAATAATGGTGGTATTGTAATTGTTCAAGTAAAAAATAAGCTTGAAGATGGTTATGTTCAACCAAAAGATGTAAAAATCCCAGGGGTAATGGTTGACTATGTTGTTGTTGCAGAAAATAAAGAGTTTCATAAACAAACTTTAGTAGAGGAGTTTAATGAAAAGTTTGTGACTAGAAAAAAAGTAGAAAGTCATGAGGGAAAAAGTGTAGCACTAGATGAGAGAAAAATTGTTGCAAGAAGATGTGCAATGCTTTTAACTAGAGATAAGAAAATTTTAAATTATGGAATAGGGATGCCAGAAGTAATTGCAGATGTTTTAAATGAAGAAGGGCAAGAAGAATACTTTGTTCCAACAGTAGAACCAGGAGCAATAGGAGGAACACCTGCAGGTGGGGCTAATTTTGGAGCTTCAGTTTATCCAAGAGCAATAGTAGATCAGCCATATCAATTTGATTTTTATGATGGTGGAGGAATTGATGCTGCATTTTTAGGATTAGCTCAATGTGATAAATATGGAAATATAAATGTATCAAAATTTGGTCCTAAGATAGCAGGGTGTGGTGGATTTATAAATATTACTCAAAATGCTAAAGAGGTTGTATTTTGTGGAACATTTACTGCAGGAGGATTGGATATTACAGTAAGTGATAGAAAATTAGTAATAAAAAACGAAGGGAAAATAAAGAAATTTATATCAGATGTAGAACAAATAACATTTAGTGGAAATCTAGCAAAAGAAAATGGTAAAAAAGTAACCTATGTAACTGAAAGAGCAGTATTTGAATTGAGAAAAGAGGGAGTTACATTGGTAGAGATAGCACCTGGAGTAGATTTAGAAAAGGATATATTAGCTCAGATGGATTTTGCTCCAATAGTAGCAGATGATTTGAAATTAATGGATTCAAGAATATTTAGAGATGAGAAAATGGGATTAAAATTATAA